Proteins encoded within one genomic window of Thiothrix litoralis:
- a CDS encoding tyrosine-type recombinase/integrase, with protein MYKEMALTLVQARDRARKDLSMLLDGEDPSAKRDASRKAMLFKDFAEDYITREVMPHHKGYKQEISRIRLHLIKHFGNYPVVDITHDQVTSVHLEIGGKYPAGANRVVKILSAMLTKAEKWGVVPAGTPNPAKGISFFRELPRDRYVTPEELPALIESLEQEDIYPRSAFWLYLLTGFRKTELLSAKWSQVDFENRQFILPDSKGGRPHYLPLTVEAMAILEGIPRLQGNPHIFPGLKEGAHLADLKKPWIRIRKRAGLEDVHIHDLRHTIASWLVQAGNSLYLVGKILNHKDLRTTERYARFAQDNLRDALEGTSQRMTGIAGKSGSAEVVPLGKKQTA; from the coding sequence GTGTATAAAGAGATGGCGTTAACGCTGGTACAGGCGCGTGACCGTGCAAGGAAAGACTTGTCTATGTTGCTGGACGGTGAAGACCCAAGCGCAAAGCGTGACGCATCACGTAAGGCCATGCTGTTTAAGGACTTTGCAGAGGACTACATAACGCGGGAAGTCATGCCGCACCATAAAGGCTACAAGCAAGAGATAAGCCGAATCCGGCTACACCTGATAAAGCATTTCGGGAATTATCCAGTGGTGGATATTACCCATGACCAAGTAACAAGCGTTCATCTTGAGATTGGTGGTAAATACCCGGCAGGCGCAAACAGGGTTGTGAAAATCCTATCGGCAATGCTCACCAAGGCGGAAAAGTGGGGTGTTGTACCTGCTGGCACGCCCAACCCTGCAAAGGGCATCAGTTTTTTTCGTGAACTTCCCCGCGATCGGTATGTAACACCCGAAGAATTGCCAGCATTGATTGAATCGCTTGAACAAGAGGATATTTACCCGCGTTCAGCGTTTTGGCTGTATCTGCTAACGGGATTCAGGAAAACAGAACTACTATCCGCCAAATGGTCACAAGTGGATTTTGAAAACCGTCAATTCATCCTTCCAGACTCGAAAGGCGGGCGGCCTCACTACTTGCCCCTGACAGTTGAAGCAATGGCAATCCTTGAGGGTATCCCGCGATTACAGGGCAACCCGCACATATTCCCCGGATTGAAAGAAGGGGCGCATCTGGCAGACCTGAAAAAGCCGTGGATACGCATCAGGAAGCGGGCAGGGCTGGAAGATGTGCATATTCACGATCTACGCCACACCATTGCAAGCTGGCTTGTACAGGCGGGCAATTCGCTGTATTTGGTGGGTAAGATTCTCAATCATAAAGACCTGCGCACGACAGAACGCTACGCACGCTTTGCACAAGACAATTTACGGGATGCACTGGAAGGCACAAGCCAACGGATGACGGGCATAGCGGGCAAGTCTGGCAGTGCTGAGGTAGTGCCACTGGGTAAAAAGCAAACGGCCTAA